A genomic stretch from Xiphophorus maculatus strain JP 163 A chromosome 14, X_maculatus-5.0-male, whole genome shotgun sequence includes:
- the nat8l gene encoding N-acetylaspartate synthetase: MHCSSPKMVCETKIVADEHEAIPGTKKEPMMWGSPAAPGAALSSAGEPKDVRRDGVFIREFEREDQEEVLRIFHEGIMERIPNSAFRGIWQQPRTQFLYAFLTAMCFYMTKSVTLTCCAPLILMGARYYYSRKVIQNYLDCALNTDMADIEAYYMKPTGSCFWVAVLDGRVVGIVAAQGHEDDNTVELRRMSVDSRYRGKGIAKALGRRVLEYAVRNNYAAVVLGTTAVKLAAHKLYESLGFCRTSQSEDYRLPGMSRSPLERLFFQIRHSRYRLQLREE, from the exons ATGCATTGCTCGTCTCCCAAAATGGTTTGCGAGACTAAAATCGTTGCGGACGAACACGAGGCTATACCTGGGACCAAAAAAGAGCCGATGATGTGGGGCTCCCCGGCGGCCCCCGGCGCGGCTCTGAGCTCCGCCGGCGAGCCCAAGGATGTGCGGAGGGACGGGGTGTTTATCCGCGAGTTCGAGCGGGAGGACCAGGAGGAGGTGCTGCGCATCTTCCACGAGGGCATCATGGAGCGGATACCCAACTCGGCGTTCAGGGGTATCTGGCAGCAGCCCCGGACCCAGTTCTTATACGCCTTTCTGACAG CGATGTGCTTTTACATGACCAAATCCGTCACGCTGACCTGCTGTGCACCGCTCATTCTCATGGGTGCGCGCTACTACTACAGCAGGAAAGTTATCCAGAATTATTTGGACTGTGCTCTGAACACGGACATGGCTGACATTGAGGCCTATTACATGAAACCCACAG GGTCCTGCTTCTGGGTGGCGGTTCTGGATGGGCGCGTTGTGGGCATCGTGGCAGCGCAGGGCCACGAGGACGACAACACCGTGGAGCTGCGGCGGATGTCAGTGGACTCTCGCTACCGGGGCAAAGGCATCGCGAAGGCCCTGGGCCGCCGTGTTCTGGAGTACGCCGTGCGCAACAACTACGCCGCCGTGGTCCTCGGAACCACCGCCGTCAAGTTGGCCGCCCACAAGCTGTACGAGTCGCTGGGCTTCTGCAGGACGAGCCAGAGCGAGGACTACAGGCTACCCGGGATGAGCCGCTCGCCGCTGGAGAGGCTCTTCTTTCAGATCCGCCACAGCCGCTACCGCCTGCAGCTCCGTGAGGAGTGA